CATTATTGGTTCAGGACCTGTTGGATTGGCTGCTCTTTTGACAGCCCAATTCTATTCACCAGCCAAATTGATTATGGTGGATTTAGACGATAACCGCTTGGAAACTGCCCTATCATTTGGTGCGACTCATAAGGTTAATTCTTCAGACCCTGAAAAAGCCATTAAAGAAATTTATGATTTGACAGATGGACGTGGTGTGGATGTCGCTATCGAAGCTGTTGGTATTCCTGCAACATTTGATTTCTGTCAAAAGGTTATCGGTATAGACGGAACAGTTGCCAACTGTGGTGTACATGGTAAACCAGTTGAATTCGATTTGGACAAACTTTGGATTCGCAACATCAATGTAACAACTGGTTTGGTATCTACAAATACCACTCCACAATTGTTGAAAGCTCTTGAAAGTCATAAGATTGAGCCAGAAAAATTGGTAACTCACTATTTCAAACTAAGTGAAATTGAAAAAGCCTATGAAGTTTTCAGTAAGGCAGCAGACCACCATGCAATCAAGGTCATCATCGAAAACGATATTTCAGAAGCTTAAGTAGTAAAAACATTTTGGAACATAAGCAAATAGAAATTCAGTCATCATAAGATGGCTGGATTTTTTATCAAAAAATTAAGAAATGAGCATTTTACTTTCCTTGTTTGGCGGAATTAGTTATAATATACGGTACGAAGGAATGAATGAATATGTATCGTGTTATAGAAATGTACGGAGATTTTGAACCCTGGTGGTTCTTAGAAGGTTGGGAAGAAGATATTGTAGCTAGTAAGAAATTTGACCAGTATTATGATGCTCTCAAATACTACAAAACTTGCTGGTTTAGATTGGAACAAGAATCCCCTCTTTATAAAAGTAGAAGTGACTTGATGACCATTTTTTGGGATCCAGAAGACCAACGCTGGTGTGATGAATGTGATGAATATTTACAACAATACCATTCTTTGGCTCTTTTACAGGATGAGCAGGTTATTCCAGATGAAAAACTACGCCCAGGCTATGAAAAACAAACCGGTAAGGAAAGGCACCGTTCTTGCCGTATGAAATTAAAATAGAGAAAAAGTAACTTTTTTGGAGTTGCTTTTTTTATTTTTCCAAATCTTTGCGAATAGTATAGGTGAGGAGGTAAGTATGGTTCAAGAAATTGCACAAGAAATCATTCGTTCGGCTCGGAAAAAAGGAGCGCAAGACATTTATTTTGTCCCCAAGTTAGACGCCTATGAGCTTTATATGAGGGTGGGAGACGAGCGCTGTAAAATCGGTTGTTATAATTTTGAAAAGTTTGCGGCCGTCATCAGTCACTTTAAGTTTGTGGCAGGTATGAATGTTGGGGAAAAGAGACGTAGTCAGCTAGGTTCCTGCGATTATGCCTATGACCAGAAGATGGTTTCTCTACGTTTATCTACTGTAGGTGATTATCGAGGTCATGAGAGTTTAGTTATTCGCTTGTTGCATGATGAGGAGCAGGACTTGCATTTTTGGTTTCAGGATATTGGAGAACTGGGCAAGCAGTATAGGCAACGGGGACTCTATCTCTTTTCTGGTCCAGTCGGAAGTGGCAAGACGACCTTGATGCACGAATTGGCTAAATCTCTCTTTAAAGGACAGCAAGTTATGTCCATCGAAGATCCTGTCGAAATCAAGCAGGACGACATGCTCCAGTTGCAGTTGAATGAAGCGATTGGGCTGACCTATGAAAATCTAATCAAACTTTCTTTGCGTCATCGTCCTGATCTCTTGATTATCGGAGAAATTCGGGACAGCGAGACGGCGCGTGCAGTGGTCAGAGCTAGTTTGACAGGGGCGACAGTCTTTTCAACCATTCACGCCAAGAGTATCCGAGGTGTTTATGAACGCCTGCTGGAGTTGGGTGTGACTGCGGAGGAATTGGCAGTCGTTCTGCAAGGAGTCTGCTACCAGAGATTAATTGGGGGAGGAGGAATCGTTGATTTTGCAAACAAAGACTATCAAGAACACCAGCCAACTAGCTGGAATGAACAGATTGACCAGCTTCTTAAAGATGGACATATCACAAGTCTTCAGGCTGAGACGGAAAAAATTAGCTACAGCTAAGCAAAAAAATATCATCACCCTGTTTAACAGTCTCTTTTCCAGCGGTTTTCATCTGGTGGAGACCATCTCCTTTTTAGATAGGAGTGCCTTGTTGAACAAGCAGTGTGTGACCCAGATGCGCACGGGCTTGTCTCAGGGAAAATCATTCTCAGAAATGATGGAAAGTTTGGGCTTTTCAAGTGCTATTGTCACCCAGTTATCCCTAGCAGAAGTTCATGGGAATCTTCACCTGAGTTTGGGAAAGATAGAAGAGTATCTAGACAATCTGGCCAAGGTCAAGAAAAAACTAATCGAAGTGGCGACCTATCCTTTGATTTTGCTGGGATTTCTTCTCTTAATTATGCTGGGGCTACGTAACTACCTACTACCTCAACTGGATAGTAGTAATATTGCCACCCAAATTATCGGCAATCTGCCACAAATTTTTCTAGGCATGGTAGGGTTTGTTTCCGTACTTGCACTTTCAGCACTCACTTTCTATAAAAGAAGTTCGAAGATGCGCGTCTTTTCTATCTTAGCACGTCTTCCCTTTCTTGGAATCTTTGTGCAGACCTATTTGACGGCCTATTACGCGCGTGAATGGGGGAATATGATTTCGCAGGGAATGGAGCTGACGCAGATTTTTCAGATGATGCAGGAACAAGGTTCCCAGCTCTTTAAAGAAATCGGTCAAGACTTAGCTCAAGCTCTCCAAAATGGTCGTGAGTTTTCTCAAACTATAGGAACCTATCCTTTCTTTAGAAAGGAATTGAGTCTCATCATCGAGTATGGGGAAGTCAAGTCCAAGCTGGGTAGTGAGTTGGAAATCTATGCTGAAAAAACTTGGGAAGCCTTTTTTACCCGAGTCAACCGCACCATGAATTTGGTGCAGCCGCTGGTTTTTATCTTTGTGGCTCTGATTATCGTTTTACTTTATGCGGCAATGCTCATGCCCATGTATCAAAATATGGAGGTAAATTTTTAACATGAAAAAAATGATGACATTCTTGAAAAAAGCGAAAGTGAAGGCTTTCACACTTGTGGAGATGTTGGTGGTCTTGCTGATTATCAGCGTACTTCTCTTGCTATTTGTGCCTAATTTGACCAAGCAAAAAGAAGCAGTTAACGACAAAGGAAAAGCAGCTGTTGTGAAGGTGGTAGAAAGCCAGGCAGAGCTTTATAGCTTAGATAAAAATGAAGAGGCTAGCCTAAGCAAGTTACAAGCAGATGGGCGAATCACAGAAGAGCAGGCTAAAGCCTATAATGAATACTATACAAAAAATGGAGGAAAAAATCGTACAGTCAATGATTAAGGCTTTTACCATGCTGGAAAGTCTCTTAGTTTTGGGACTTGTGAGTATCCTTGCCTTGGGCTTATCCGGCTCTGTCCAATCCACTTTTGCGGCGGTAGAGGAGCAGATTTTCTTTATGGAGTTTGAAGAACTTTATAGGGAAACCCAAAAACGTAGTGTAGCCAGTCAGCAAAAGACTAGTCTAAACTTAGATGGGCAGATGATCAGTAACGGCAGTCAAAAGTTGACAGTTCCTAAAGGAATTCAAGCACCATCGGGACAAAGTATCATATTTGACCGAGCTGGGGGCAATTCGTCCCTGGCTAAGGTTGAATTTCAGACCGGTAAAGGAACGATTCGCTATCAATTATATCTAGGAAATGGAAAAATTAAACGCATTAAGGAAACAAAAAATTAGGGCAGTGATTTTACTGGAAGCAGTAGTTGCTCTAGCTATCTTTGCTAGCATTGCGACCCTTCTTTTGGGACAAATTCAGAAAAATAGACAAGAAGAAGCAAAAATTTTGCAAAAGGAAGAAGTCTTGAGGGTAGCTAAGATGGCCTTGCAGACAGGTCAAAATCAGGTAAACATCAACGGAGTTGAGATTCAGGTGTTTTCTAGTGAAAAGGGATTGGAGGTTTATCATGGCTCAGAACAGTTGTTGGCTATCAAAGAGCCATAAGGTCAAGGCTTTTACCTTGTTAGAATCCCTGATTGCCCTCATTGTCATCAGTGGAAGCTTACTCCTCTTTCAAGCCATGAGTCAGCTCCTCATTTCAGAAGTTCGCTACCAGCAACAAAGCGAGCAAAAAGAGTGGCTCTTGTTTGTGGAGCAGTTGGAGGCAGAATTAGACCGTTCGCAGTTCGAAAAAGTGGAGGGCAATCGCCTCTATATGAAGCAAGATGGCAAGGATATCGCTATGGGTAAATCCAAATCAGATGATTTTCGAAAAACTGATGCCAGTGGACGAGGATATCAGCCTATGATTTATGGACTTAAATCTGCGCAGATTACAGAGGATAATCAACTGGTTCGTTTTCGTTTCCAGTTTCAAAAAGGCTTAGAAAGGGAGTTCATCTATCGTGTGGAAAAAGAAAAAAGTTAAGGCAGGAGTTCTCCTTTATGCAGTAACCATGGCAGCCATTTTTAGCCTTTTGTTACAATTTTACTTGAACAGACAAGTCGCCCACTATCAAGACTACGCTTTAAATAAAGAAAAGTTGGTTGCTTTTGCCATGGCTAAGCGAACCAAGGATAAAGCCGAGCAAGAAAGTGGGGAGCAGATCTTTAATCTAGGTCAGGTAAGCTATCAAAATAAGAAAACTGGCTTGGTGACAATGGTTCGTACGCCTAAGAGTCAATATGAGTTCCTATTTCCTTCAGTCAAAATCAAAGAAGAGAAAACGGATAAAAAGGAAGATGTAGCGACTGATTCAAGCGAAAAAGCGGAGAAGAAAAAATCAGAAGAGAAGGTCGAAAAGAAAGATCATTCTTAGCCAATCAAGCTACTTTGTGTTAAACTAAAAGCATGAAACATGATTTTAACCACAAAGCAGAAACTTTCGATTCCCCTAAAAATATTTTCCTTGCAAACTTGGTTTGTCAAGCAGTCGAGAAACAGATTGATCTTCTATCAGACAAAGAAATTTTGGATTTCGGTGGAGGGACGGGTCTGTTAGCTTTGCCCCTAGCCATTCAAGCCAAGTTCGTTACTCTTGTAGATATTTCTGAGAAAATGCTGGGGCAAGCTCGTTTGAAAGCGGAGCGACAAGACATCAAGAATATCCACTTTTTGGAGCAAGATTTACTGGAAAAACCCTTGGAGAAAGAGTTTGATCTCATTGTTGTTTGTCGTGTTCTTCATCATATGCCTGATTTGGATGCGACTCTCTTACTGTTTTATCAACATTTGAGGGAAGATGGACAACTCCTACTTGCTGATTTTACCAAGACAGAAGCTAACCATCATGGATTTAAATTGCCTGAACTGGAAAACAAGCTAGCCCAGTTTGGTTTTTCATCTGTGCATAGTCAGATTCTCTATAGCGCTGAAGACCTGTTTCAAGGAAATTACGCAGAACTCTTTTTAACAGTAGCCCAAAAATCACTCGCCTAGTCAGGGAGTGATTTTTCTATAAGGATGGAAAAAAGAAGGGAAATTTGATAAGATAGGAATATGGATTTTGAAAAAATTGAACAAGCTTATACGTATTTACTAGAGAATGTCCAAGTCATCCAAAGTGATTTGGCGACCAACTTTTATGACGCCTTGGTGGAGCAAAATAGCATCTATCTGGATGGTGAAACTGAGCTAGAGCAGGTCAAGGAAAACAATCAGGCCCTTAAACGCTTAGCGCTACGCAAAGAAGAATGGCTCAAGACCTACCAGTTTCTCTTGATGAAGGCTGGGCAGACAGAGCCCCTACAGGCCAATCACCAGTTTACACCAGATGCCATTGCTTTACTTTTGGTGTTTATTGTGGAAGAGTTGTTTAAAGAAGAGGAGATTACGATCCTCGAAATGGGTTCTGGGATGGGAATTCTAGGCGCTACTTTCTTGACCTCGCTTGATAAAAAGGTGGATTACTTGGGAATGGAAGTGGATGATTTGCTGATTGATTTGGCAGCAAGCATGGCAGATGTAATTGGTTTGCAGGCTGGCTTTGTCCAAGGAGATGCTGTTCGTCCACAAATGCTCAAAGAAAGCGACGTGGTCATCAGCGACTTGCCTGTCGGCTATTATCCTGATGATGCCGTTGCGTCGCGCCATCAAGTTGCTTCTAGTCAAGAAAATACCTACGCCCATCACTTGCTCATGGAACAAGGGCTTAAGTACCTCAAATCAGATGGCTACGCTATTTTTCTAGCTCCGAGTGATTTGTTGACCAGTCCTCAAAGTGACTTGTTGAAAGGTTGGTTGAAAGAGGAGGCAAGTCTGACTGCCATGATTAGTTTGCCTGAAAATCTCTTTGCCAATGCCAAACAATCTAAGACCATTTTTATCCTACAGAAGAAAAATGAAATAACAGTAGATCCTTTTGTTTATCCTCTTGCTAGCTTACAAGATGCAAGTGTTTTAATGAAATTTAAAGAAAATTTTCAAAAATGGACTCAAGGTACTGAAATATAAAATAGATTTTGTTATAATAGATGAAAACGCTTAAAAAGGGGTATCATGTTATGACAAAAACAATTGCAATCAATGCGGGAAGTTCAAGTTTGAAATGGCAACTTTATCAAATGCCAGAGGAAAAAGTTCTTGCTAAAGGTTTAATTGAACGGATTGGTTTGAAAGATTCAATTTCAACTGTAAAATTTGACGGCCGTTCTGAACAACAAATTTTGGATATCGAAAATCACACACAAGCTGTTAAAATCTTATTGGATGACTTGATTCGTTTCGATATTATCAAGGCTTATGACGAGATTACAGGTGTTGGACACCGTGTTGTTGCAGGTGGAGAATATTTCAAAGAATCAACAGTCGTTGAGGGAGATGTTTTAGAAAAAGTTGAAGAGTTGAGCTTGTTGGCTCCTCTCCACAATCCAGCCAATGCAGCAGGTGTTCGTGCCTTCAAGGAATTGTTGCCAGACATTACCAGTGTAGTTGTTTTTGATACTTCATTCCACACAACTATGCCAGAGAAAGCTTATCGCTACCCTCTACCAACAAAATATTACACAGAAAACAAGGTTCGTAAATATGGTGCCCACGGTACAAGTCACCAGTTTGTAGCAGGAGAAGCAGCAAAACTCTTGGGCCGTCCATTAGAGGACTTGAAATTGATTACTTGCCACATCGGTAATGGTGCTTCTATTACAGCTGTTAAGGGTGGTCAATCTGTTGATACTTCAATGGGATTCACTCCACTTGGTGGTGTGATGATGGGAACACGTACAGGAGATATTGACCCAGCTATCATTCCTTACTTAATGCAATATACAGAGGACTTTAACACGCCTGAAGACATTAGTCACGTTCTTAATCGTGAATCAGGACTGATGGGGGTTTCAGGTAAATCTAGTGATATGCGTGATGTGATTGCTGCTATGGAAGAAGGGGACCACGATGCCACTTTGGCTTATGAAATGTATGTTGACCGTATCCAAAAACATATCGGGCAATACCTTGCAGTCTTAAATGGAGCAGATGCTATTATCTTTACTGCAGGTATCGGTGAAAATGCTGCAAACGTACGTGAAGATGTTATCTCAGGTATCTCTTGGTTTGGCTGTGATGTTGATCCAGAAAAGAACGTCTTTGGCGTGACAGGAGACATCTCAACAGATGCAGCGAAGATTCGTGTCTTGGTTATTCCAACAGATGAAGAATTAGTCATTGCCCGTGACGTTGAACGTTTGAAAAAATAACTAAAATCAGAAAAAATATTCCGTACAAGGAGTTGGGAAAGAGATTTTTCCAGCTTCTTTTTCTGATGGAAATGTCCAAAACCTTGCTATGATTGGCTTTTTTGAAAAATATGGTATAATAGTAGTATTTTAATAGATGGAGTTGAGTTTTGAAGAAAAACTTTCGTGTAAAAAGAGAGAA
The Streptococcus toyakuensis genome window above contains:
- a CDS encoding zinc-dependent alcohol dehydrogenase family protein: MKAYTYVKPGLASFVDVDKPVLRKPTDAIVRIVKTTICGTDLHIIKGDVPACQSGTILGHEGIGIVEEVGEGVSNFKKGDKVLISCVCACGKCYYCKKGIYAHCEDEGGWIFGHLIDGMQAEYLRVPHADNTLYHTPEDLSDEALVMLSDILPTGYEIGVLKGKVEPGCSVAIIGSGPVGLAALLTAQFYSPAKLIMVDLDDNRLETALSFGATHKVNSSDPEKAIKEIYDLTDGRGVDVAIEAVGIPATFDFCQKVIGIDGTVANCGVHGKPVEFDLDKLWIRNINVTTGLVSTNTTPQLLKALESHKIEPEKLVTHYFKLSEIEKAYEVFSKAADHHAIKVIIENDISEA
- a CDS encoding DUF1033 family protein — protein: MYRVIEMYGDFEPWWFLEGWEEDIVASKKFDQYYDALKYYKTCWFRLEQESPLYKSRSDLMTIFWDPEDQRWCDECDEYLQQYHSLALLQDEQVIPDEKLRPGYEKQTGKERHRSCRMKLK
- the comGA gene encoding competence type IV pilus ATPase ComGA, with product MVQEIAQEIIRSARKKGAQDIYFVPKLDAYELYMRVGDERCKIGCYNFEKFAAVISHFKFVAGMNVGEKRRSQLGSCDYAYDQKMVSLRLSTVGDYRGHESLVIRLLHDEEQDLHFWFQDIGELGKQYRQRGLYLFSGPVGSGKTTLMHELAKSLFKGQQVMSIEDPVEIKQDDMLQLQLNEAIGLTYENLIKLSLRHRPDLLIIGEIRDSETARAVVRASLTGATVFSTIHAKSIRGVYERLLELGVTAEELAVVLQGVCYQRLIGGGGIVDFANKDYQEHQPTSWNEQIDQLLKDGHITSLQAETEKISYS
- the comGB gene encoding competence type IV pilus assembly protein ComGB; the encoded protein is MDISQVFRLRRKKLATAKQKNIITLFNSLFSSGFHLVETISFLDRSALLNKQCVTQMRTGLSQGKSFSEMMESLGFSSAIVTQLSLAEVHGNLHLSLGKIEEYLDNLAKVKKKLIEVATYPLILLGFLLLIMLGLRNYLLPQLDSSNIATQIIGNLPQIFLGMVGFVSVLALSALTFYKRSSKMRVFSILARLPFLGIFVQTYLTAYYAREWGNMISQGMELTQIFQMMQEQGSQLFKEIGQDLAQALQNGREFSQTIGTYPFFRKELSLIIEYGEVKSKLGSELEIYAEKTWEAFFTRVNRTMNLVQPLVFIFVALIIVLLYAAMLMPMYQNMEVNF
- the comGC gene encoding competence type IV pilus major pilin ComGC, translating into MKKMMTFLKKAKVKAFTLVEMLVVLLIISVLLLLFVPNLTKQKEAVNDKGKAAVVKVVESQAELYSLDKNEEASLSKLQADGRITEEQAKAYNEYYTKNGGKNRTVND
- the comGD gene encoding competence type IV pilus minor pilin ComGD: MIKAFTMLESLLVLGLVSILALGLSGSVQSTFAAVEEQIFFMEFEELYRETQKRSVASQQKTSLNLDGQMISNGSQKLTVPKGIQAPSGQSIIFDRAGGNSSLAKVEFQTGKGTIRYQLYLGNGKIKRIKETKN
- the comGE gene encoding competence type IV pilus minor pilin ComGE, which gives rise to MEKLNALRKQKIRAVILLEAVVALAIFASIATLLLGQIQKNRQEEAKILQKEEVLRVAKMALQTGQNQVNINGVEIQVFSSEKGLEVYHGSEQLLAIKEP
- the comGF gene encoding competence type IV pilus minor pilin ComGF, which produces MAQNSCWLSKSHKVKAFTLLESLIALIVISGSLLLFQAMSQLLISEVRYQQQSEQKEWLLFVEQLEAELDRSQFEKVEGNRLYMKQDGKDIAMGKSKSDDFRKTDASGRGYQPMIYGLKSAQITEDNQLVRFRFQFQKGLEREFIYRVEKEKS
- the comGG gene encoding competence type IV pilus minor pilin ComGG, with product MWKKKKVKAGVLLYAVTMAAIFSLLLQFYLNRQVAHYQDYALNKEKLVAFAMAKRTKDKAEQESGEQIFNLGQVSYQNKKTGLVTMVRTPKSQYEFLFPSVKIKEEKTDKKEDVATDSSEKAEKKKSEEKVEKKDHS
- a CDS encoding class I SAM-dependent methyltransferase, which encodes MKHDFNHKAETFDSPKNIFLANLVCQAVEKQIDLLSDKEILDFGGGTGLLALPLAIQAKFVTLVDISEKMLGQARLKAERQDIKNIHFLEQDLLEKPLEKEFDLIVVCRVLHHMPDLDATLLLFYQHLREDGQLLLADFTKTEANHHGFKLPELENKLAQFGFSSVHSQILYSAEDLFQGNYAELFLTVAQKSLA
- a CDS encoding class I SAM-dependent methyltransferase; its protein translation is MDFEKIEQAYTYLLENVQVIQSDLATNFYDALVEQNSIYLDGETELEQVKENNQALKRLALRKEEWLKTYQFLLMKAGQTEPLQANHQFTPDAIALLLVFIVEELFKEEEITILEMGSGMGILGATFLTSLDKKVDYLGMEVDDLLIDLAASMADVIGLQAGFVQGDAVRPQMLKESDVVISDLPVGYYPDDAVASRHQVASSQENTYAHHLLMEQGLKYLKSDGYAIFLAPSDLLTSPQSDLLKGWLKEEASLTAMISLPENLFANAKQSKTIFILQKKNEITVDPFVYPLASLQDASVLMKFKENFQKWTQGTEI
- a CDS encoding acetate kinase; its protein translation is MTKTIAINAGSSSLKWQLYQMPEEKVLAKGLIERIGLKDSISTVKFDGRSEQQILDIENHTQAVKILLDDLIRFDIIKAYDEITGVGHRVVAGGEYFKESTVVEGDVLEKVEELSLLAPLHNPANAAGVRAFKELLPDITSVVVFDTSFHTTMPEKAYRYPLPTKYYTENKVRKYGAHGTSHQFVAGEAAKLLGRPLEDLKLITCHIGNGASITAVKGGQSVDTSMGFTPLGGVMMGTRTGDIDPAIIPYLMQYTEDFNTPEDISHVLNRESGLMGVSGKSSDMRDVIAAMEEGDHDATLAYEMYVDRIQKHIGQYLAVLNGADAIIFTAGIGENAANVREDVISGISWFGCDVDPEKNVFGVTGDISTDAAKIRVLVIPTDEELVIARDVERLKK